From the genome of Spirosomataceae bacterium TFI 002, one region includes:
- a CDS encoding Uncharacterized membrane protein has translation MWMYLGLTAALFLGFHNLAKKHAVQGNEAFPVLLGTLSAGFLLLLPLYIVSLLYPEKAIETGLFIQNIPFKTHGFIAIKSLIMAASWLLAYQALKHLPITIVTPIRSGGPFFTFIGAILIYNEQPNPWQWVGFFLIIFSVFLYSQIGKKEGIVFKKNKWIYAIIGATFLGASSGLYDKFLIQNLELAPQTLQFWFCWYTILILLIILGVSWFPFPEKRKAFRWRWTIPVVGILLQLSDYFYFKALQDPEALIMLLSAIKRSQILIAVVLGGLIFKEKNKRKKLIPLAGIMIGVGLILFF, from the coding sequence ATGTGGATGTATCTAGGCCTAACGGCAGCCCTGTTTTTAGGATTTCATAACTTGGCAAAAAAACATGCTGTTCAAGGAAATGAAGCTTTTCCTGTTTTACTTGGTACACTCAGTGCTGGTTTTTTGCTGCTACTACCTCTATATATTGTCTCCTTACTTTATCCTGAGAAGGCGATAGAAACTGGCCTTTTTATACAAAACATTCCCTTTAAAACGCATGGATTTATAGCCATAAAGTCATTGATTATGGCTGCTTCGTGGCTTTTGGCATATCAAGCACTGAAGCACCTTCCTATCACAATAGTTACTCCCATACGCTCTGGTGGCCCATTTTTTACTTTTATTGGAGCAATATTAATTTATAACGAGCAACCAAACCCATGGCAATGGGTGGGTTTCTTTCTTATTATATTCTCAGTCTTTCTATATTCTCAGATTGGCAAAAAAGAAGGTATTGTTTTTAAAAAAAACAAATGGATTTATGCCATCATAGGAGCAACTTTTCTAGGTGCTTCGAGTGGGCTTTATGATAAGTTTTTGATTCAAAACCTTGAGCTTGCTCCACAAACCTTACAGTTCTGGTTTTGCTGGTATACCATTCTTATTCTATTGATAATTCTAGGTGTGAGTTGGTTTCCCTTCCCTGAGAAACGCAAAGCATTCCGATGGCGTTGGACAATCCCTGTAGTCGGAATTTTACTCCAACTCTCCGACTACTTCTATTTCAAAGCACTTCAAGATCCCGAAGCCTTGATCATGTTGTTATCAGCTATTAAGCGAAGCCAGATTCTTATTGCTGTGGTTTTGGGAGGCCTTATTTTTAAAGAGAAAAACAAGCGGAAGAAGCTGATTCCTTTGGCTGGAATTATGATAGGAGTGGGATTGATATTGTTTTTTTGA
- a CDS encoding unsaturated rhamnogalacturonyl hydrolase, whose protein sequence is MRNRIILVGFFMAAFVVGNAQKLEGISVRQSLAYNNENAQSSVQKEAETEQLPYSQWMANSFMSLHQDSIAVKEGKPARWDYEQGLMLKALEKVWRSTADDKYFNYIVNDLNRYVDKDGEIRTYPLEDFNLDNIATGRALLTMYNQSQPNREKFKAAAENLWSQLEDQPLTSEGGYWHKKRYPNQMWLDGLFMAEPFSAEFAKMFNHPEHFEHIYRQFELIEKNAVDSKTGLIYHGYDESREQDWADKKTGLSPHFWGRAIGWYAMALVEVLDYFPMNHPRRPELISYLQRLAPALVKYQDEKSGVWYQMTALAGKEGNYLESSSSCMFTYTLLKGARMGYLDQGYQEAGIKGFKGILKEFLIYEKDGSLSLDKAVSVGGLGGDPYRDGTYEYYLSEPIKINDLKGLGPFIFAATEFELLDELNVGKNKKVGLDTYFNREFRTGYNGVQEQFHYTWDDQQHSGFYWFGNIFKNYGASLENIDKPSYKNMKGVDVYIIVDPDNEEETASPNFITPTDIKQIKKWVKKGGHLLLMTNDEGHCELKGADMLIREFGMSFTFENMNMVEGKNFDQGSVMVEKGNPIFPNTKEVYIKELVTINPAEDSKTILSKDGKAIMVSSAYKKGHITVIGDPWLYNEYVDGRRISKKFQNFQAAKDLSKWLLEN, encoded by the coding sequence ATGAGAAACAGAATAATATTAGTTGGATTCTTCATGGCAGCTTTTGTTGTTGGCAATGCCCAAAAGCTAGAAGGTATTTCTGTTCGGCAGAGTCTCGCTTACAACAATGAGAATGCTCAATCATCTGTTCAAAAGGAAGCCGAAACGGAGCAATTGCCATACTCACAATGGATGGCAAATTCTTTTATGAGCCTGCACCAAGACTCTATTGCAGTGAAAGAAGGGAAACCTGCACGATGGGATTATGAACAAGGACTCATGCTTAAGGCTTTGGAAAAAGTATGGAGAAGCACCGCAGACGACAAGTATTTTAATTACATAGTAAATGACCTAAACAGGTATGTCGATAAAGATGGGGAGATAAGAACCTATCCTTTGGAGGATTTTAACCTTGATAACATAGCGACCGGTCGTGCATTGTTGACAATGTATAACCAATCACAGCCAAACAGAGAGAAATTTAAGGCAGCAGCAGAAAACCTTTGGAGCCAGTTAGAAGATCAACCTTTGACAAGTGAAGGCGGATATTGGCACAAAAAGCGATACCCTAACCAAATGTGGCTAGATGGCCTTTTTATGGCTGAGCCATTTTCTGCAGAATTTGCAAAAATGTTTAATCACCCAGAGCATTTTGAGCACATCTACAGACAGTTTGAGCTTATTGAAAAAAATGCGGTTGATAGCAAAACGGGTCTAATTTATCATGGATATGATGAAAGTAGAGAACAAGACTGGGCAGATAAAAAAACTGGACTTTCTCCACATTTTTGGGGAAGAGCTATAGGTTGGTATGCAATGGCATTGGTGGAGGTTTTGGATTATTTTCCAATGAATCACCCACGTAGACCAGAGCTTATTTCTTACCTCCAGCGACTGGCTCCTGCACTTGTAAAGTATCAAGATGAAAAGTCGGGTGTATGGTATCAAATGACAGCCTTAGCAGGCAAAGAAGGCAATTATTTAGAATCTTCATCTTCTTGCATGTTTACTTACACCTTGTTGAAAGGTGCAAGAATGGGATACCTTGATCAAGGATATCAGGAAGCAGGAATTAAAGGTTTCAAGGGCATTTTAAAGGAATTTTTGATTTATGAAAAAGATGGAAGCTTAAGCCTAGATAAAGCCGTAAGCGTAGGCGGGTTGGGAGGTGACCCTTATCGTGACGGTACTTACGAATATTACCTAAGTGAGCCAATAAAAATCAATGATCTTAAGGGACTAGGGCCGTTCATTTTCGCAGCAACAGAATTTGAATTGTTGGACGAGCTCAATGTTGGAAAGAATAAAAAAGTAGGCCTAGACACCTATTTCAATAGAGAGTTTAGAACTGGTTACAATGGCGTGCAAGAGCAATTTCATTATACATGGGACGATCAACAACATTCTGGGTTTTACTGGTTTGGTAATATTTTCAAAAATTACGGAGCAAGCTTAGAAAATATAGACAAGCCATCTTATAAAAATATGAAAGGGGTGGATGTCTACATCATTGTAGATCCAGATAATGAAGAAGAAACCGCAAGTCCCAATTTCATCACGCCTACAGATATAAAGCAAATAAAGAAGTGGGTGAAAAAAGGTGGGCACCTCCTTTTAATGACAAATGACGAAGGACATTGCGAACTAAAGGGAGCAGATATGTTAATTCGTGAATTCGGGATGTCATTTACCTTCGAAAACATGAATATGGTGGAAGGCAAAAACTTTGACCAAGGAAGTGTTATGGTTGAAAAAGGCAACCCCATTTTCCCAAATACCAAAGAGGTTTACATTAAAGAACTCGTCACTATTAACCCCGCGGAAGATTCAAAGACTATTTTAAGTAAAGATGGCAAAGCTATAATGGTTAGCTCTGCTTACAAAAAAGGGCATATAACCGTAATTGGAGATCCATGGCTATACAATGAATACGTAGATGGAAGGAGGATATCAAAGAAGTTCCAAAACTTTCAAGCTGCAAAAGACTTATCGAAATGGTTACTAGAAAATTAA
- a CDS encoding pectinesterase yields the protein MVTRKLRYSLFLVLGYLAICTSAYAKKVVVAQDGTGDFGTIQEALNSLVFSQKFQTIYIKNGTYNEKVFVDSSMHHIIFQGESAKGTVISYSQARDNWRCENPSDFGAATFNVKGSDLVFRNLTILNTYGFEATKDVTIQCLNESGKNGSSGRSVLPREENEKEGQKVVRKDGHQFAFRSIDGATRIKFYDCILRSGGGDTVSPWDVNGGMFYFSDCIIEGHVDMYCPRGNAIIENSLFICHNTSAAIWHDGSASENDKSVLINCRFEGDPGFKLGRYHREAQMYLINCSFSDDMADAPIYQSGDRDLQWGHRIYYKNCKKDGASFSWYADNTALTQKDFTFKKTFGTKW from the coding sequence ATGGTTACTAGAAAATTAAGATATAGCCTTTTTCTAGTATTAGGATACCTAGCAATATGTACATCAGCCTATGCTAAAAAAGTAGTAGTTGCACAGGATGGTACTGGAGATTTTGGTACGATTCAAGAAGCTCTGAATAGTCTAGTTTTTAGTCAGAAGTTTCAAACCATTTACATAAAGAATGGGACTTACAACGAAAAGGTATTTGTAGATAGTAGCATGCACCACATCATTTTTCAGGGAGAAAGTGCAAAAGGAACGGTCATAAGTTATAGTCAAGCAAGGGACAATTGGCGTTGTGAGAATCCAAGTGATTTTGGGGCTGCGACATTCAATGTAAAAGGAAGCGACTTAGTTTTTAGAAACCTAACAATCTTGAATACTTACGGTTTTGAAGCGACAAAGGATGTAACTATTCAATGTTTGAATGAATCAGGTAAAAATGGCTCAAGCGGTAGATCAGTATTGCCGAGAGAGGAAAATGAAAAGGAGGGGCAAAAGGTAGTTCGCAAAGATGGTCATCAGTTTGCCTTTAGGTCCATAGATGGTGCAACGCGAATTAAGTTTTACGATTGTATCCTACGCTCTGGAGGTGGAGATACAGTGAGCCCATGGGACGTAAATGGAGGTATGTTTTATTTTAGCGATTGTATCATTGAGGGGCACGTAGATATGTATTGTCCCAGAGGAAATGCAATTATTGAAAACTCTCTTTTTATATGTCACAATACAAGTGCGGCAATATGGCACGATGGTTCGGCAAGCGAAAATGATAAGTCTGTATTGATAAACTGCAGGTTCGAAGGCGACCCAGGATTTAAACTTGGTCGCTATCATCGAGAGGCACAAATGTACTTGATCAACTGTAGTTTTAGCGACGACATGGCTGATGCACCCATTTATCAATCAGGAGATAGAGACCTCCAATGGGGACATCGTATATATTATAAAAATTGCAAAAAGGATGGTGCTTCTTTCAGCTGGTATGCTGACAACACGGCACTTACACAGAAAGATTTTACATTCAAAAAAACATTTGGTACAAAATGGTAG